DNA from Granulicella arctica:
CGATTCCTTCGGGGACAGTGCAGGTGTCCGCCGATGGGACGATCTCGGTGGCTACGGCTGACGGAAGCAGTATCGCGGGCCAGGTGGGCGTCTTCAACTTTGCGAATACGGCCTCGCTGACAGCGGAGGGGACGAATCGGTTTGCGACTTCGGCGGACAATCCGCCAATTGTCTCGAGCGCGACGATCCAGCCGGGTGCGCTCGAGGGTGCGAACAACGATGCGGTGCACGGATCGATGCAGTTGGTGCTGGTGCAGCGACAGGCGGAGATGATGCAGAAGGCGTTGAGCGCGTTCAACAACGATCTGGATAAGACGGCGGCTGAGGATTTGCCGAAGGTATAGAGATTTCGATAAAGAGTTCTTGTTTTTAAAGTTTCCGACAGGAGAGCAGCGATGATTCGAGCGTTATATACGGCAGCGAGCGGAATGAGTGCACAGCAGGCGGCGTTGGATACGGTGGCGAACAACTTGGCGAACTCGGCGACGACGGGATTCAGGCAACGGCAGTTGCAGTTCGAGGACATGATCTACCAGAACCTGATTACGCCGGGTTCGGCACAGAGCCAGTCAACGGTGTCGGCGGGGTTGCAGATCGGGTTGGGAACGAAGTCGTCGGCGAGTGAGGTCATTATGACGCAGGGCGACTTCAATCAGACGTCGAATCCGCTGGACCTGGCGATTCAGGGCGCGGGGTTCTTTCAGGTGACGAAACCGGACGGGACGATTGCGTATACGCGCGACGGGAGCTTTCACCTGAATAACCAGGGGACGCTGGTGACTGCCGACGGCAATATTCTGCTGCCGAACCTGACGATTCCATCGAATGCGACGTCGGTGACGATCTCGCAGTATGGCGTGGTGACGGCGACGCTTCCAGGGCAGACGAATGCGACGCAGCTTGGCCAGATACAACTGGCGACGTTCGTCAATCCGGGTGGGCTCAGCTCGATCGGCGGCAACCTGTTTCAGCCGACGATGTCGTCGGGAAATGCGATCACGGATGTTCCGGGTGGCAACAGCGGAATGGGCACGCTGCAACAGGGATATCTCGAGAACTCGAACGTGGATGTGGTGAGCGAGTTTGTGCAGATGATTCTGGCGCAGCGAGCGTATGAGAGCAACTCCAAAGTGGTGCATGTGGCGGATGACATGTACTCGGACATCAACGGGATGATTCGTTAGGAGAGCGGCGATGACGATCAGACGAGGGATAGCGATTGTGGCCACGCTGTGCTGCTGGATCGGGGTTTGTCCGATGCGGCTGAATGCAGCGGGTCTCGGAGGATCGGTGGCGTGCGCGAGTACACCGGTTGCTGCGGTGCTCGCTGCGCGCGATGGCATCGTTCGCACGGGGCTATCCGGCAAGGGATTTGCAGTGCAGGAAGTGCGATGGGATCCGCTGCTGCGGCAGAGCTGGGCGGTGGTCCGTAGTTGCGATCATGCAGATTGGCCTTTGCTGGTGATGCGGACGAACCTGCCGGCATCGCCTCGGATGGTGATCACTGATCTGTCTTCGACTGGACGTGGCGATGCGGGGATGCCGATTGTGCGCGCGGGCGATCTGGTGCGTCTGTGGAGGATCGACGAGCATGCGCACTTGGAGCTGATGGCGACTGCGGAGGAGAACGGTGCGGTAGGTGCGCGGGTGCGCGTCCGGCTGGTGGCTCCGAAGGATGGAGATGCGCAGTGGGTGCAGCCGGTGCAGTATCTTGCGGGTGTGGTGCGCGGTCCGGCGGATGTGGAGCTGGAGCCATGAGAATGCTGTTGGAGAGGACGCATTTGAAGTTCGGGCGTTTTGCGGCGGGAACGGTGTTGGCCCTGCTGATCTTGCCGATAGAGAAGATACTGCCAGCACAGACTGCTGACACGCAGCCGGTCGGGACGCAGGCTTCGAAGACGTCGCTGAAGCAGAAGCTGTTGAACCGTGGGCCGAGTGTGGCGGAGTCTTCACTATCCTCCTATCTCGCCCGTGTGCGGACGGAGAACACGAACGCGCAGCCTACATCGGGATCGATCTGGATCGACAGTGGCCGATTGACGCGGATGAGCGCGGACCCACGGGCGATGCGGCCGAACGATTTGA
Protein-coding regions in this window:
- the flgG gene encoding flagellar basal-body rod protein FlgG; its protein translation is MIRALYTAASGMSAQQAALDTVANNLANSATTGFRQRQLQFEDMIYQNLITPGSAQSQSTVSAGLQIGLGTKSSASEVIMTQGDFNQTSNPLDLAIQGAGFFQVTKPDGTIAYTRDGSFHLNNQGTLVTADGNILLPNLTIPSNATSVTISQYGVVTATLPGQTNATQLGQIQLATFVNPGGLSSIGGNLFQPTMSSGNAITDVPGGNSGMGTLQQGYLENSNVDVVSEFVQMILAQRAYESNSKVVHVADDMYSDINGMIR